CCTAAGAAGGTATATTAGGCTTGTTCCCTAGTCCCAGCCTTCATAAGTAAATTCTGACACATTTAATCATAATGATATGAACAATTATAAGATGAGCTAAATCTGTGTAACACAATCAAGCAAAGAATTTAATGTATAATGGGCCTGGGTTAGTAATTTCTCTAGGTGACTGTCAGAGGCATATGTAAATCTACTGTAACAGTGATTGATAAGGTACCTATTTCAGATGttaatatatgaaattatattaGCATGTATCAAATACAGTATCATGTATATACAGATGAAGCTTTACTAGGAGATAAAACAGTAAATAAACATGCAGTGGCTTCTGCCCTAACAGAAGTCATGAAGAGAACCTGAAGCAGGTTTTATACAAAAATCAGCACTAAAGATTTGTCAGTACAGTTCAAATGGAAAATAAACTGTCCAAATGGATCTTAACTTAGCACTGGATTTTGAATAAAGTGGTGACTCACGTGCATACATATGGCAAAATCAGCAGCATCTTTTCTTTTACTACAGCGAGGATGAAGAAAGAAGCAGCCAATCCTGTTCAAGTAATTATAGATCTTACAGCTGAGTGGAGGTTTCCAATTGGTGTTTCCTCCTattaatttaaaagataataCAAACAATAATGACTCTGCAGGGAGGGAAAACACTGGGATCTTTATCACAGAAAAACCTGCACTAGGAATATTCCCTTCTACTGGGAAATTACTAGATTAGAATGTAAGAGAACTCACTCTTGCTGTAGGCAACACCTTGTTGCTTTACAGTCTTGGGAAAATACAGGAACCTCCCTGAATCTGCCTACTAAGTTAAAGGATGGTAGGCAGAATCCAAGTAATATATATGACAACTCTCTGAATATAATCATTCTATATAAATGCAAGCATTGGTGGTTTTTACAAGTATGTCACAGCTGGGCTATGGATAGAAAGGATGGACAACAAGCAAAGGCAGACTTCACAATGGCTAATTGATCCAGGCATGAATGAGTTTCTATTTTTAATACTCTTTATAGCAGATACTCACTATACTAAACCTCTGTAAAAGACTTCTTTCCTACAGGTCTGGTCAACAGTTTATAGAGGGGTTTGAACATCAAGGATGAAATGAAGAggcagtttttgttgttgctgttgttgttgttgtttttggtttttaagacacgctctcactctagccgaggctaacctggagttcactcaggagtctcagggtggccttgaattcatggcaatcctcctacctctgcctctatcaAAACCAGTTCCAGAAGAGGCAGTTTTGATTTGCTGTAAATAACACTACCCTTATTGCTAAGAGATCAAAGCTAAAAAGCCAATTGTGCCTTTTATTAATGGTATACcttaaaaacccaaaataaaaagtcAACTTTCCAACTgctttttcttgtattttctttttaagttagtGCTGTAACTTAAAACagaacacataaaaacaaaaactctctCAGCCTGACTACTTGTACTTTAAAAGCCTGGCACATCACAGGTATTGAATGAATCACTTTTCAATGTGTATAAAAAGATGCATgggacaggcgtggtggtgcatacctttaatcctagcacttgggaggcagaggtaggagaattgctgagttcaaagccaccctgagactacatagtgaattccaggtcagcctgggctacaacaagaccctacctcaaagaaccacaataaataagtcaataaatatataaaaagatgcATGAACTTTCAGTCACCAAACAGAGTTAACATTTATCAAAGAAACAGTTTAAGAAATAATCTAACAGAATAGCTATAATGAATAGTAACAATATTCAAATGGTGTTCTAGTATTTTATTCTTGAAGGCTCTGTAGACTCTCTTAAAGATGAATCTCATTCTCAGATGTTTCCttaccatattgtggtggtttgaatagaacagatggcccccaatatattcagttctttattgtttgtagtttgcatctgctggctacctggctggaggcaatgtcactgggtgatcttaaggtgtggtggtgggtttccgattccaatctgaagatatgcaatgtgtgcctagctggagttcctgaagtgtgctgtggcttttgacctttaggcttgttcttctttctgtttaggcctgtgaaggcaggccagattcttctgccattatggaacttcccctggatctgtaagcttcaataaatcccttcctccataactgtgcctggtctggaagttcatctcagtgaacctgaagcggTCTGATACACATACCTTGAAAGCCCCAAATAAATGTTCCTTGATTAAGATGCCCAGGCAGATGACCAAAGAAGTTGGACCAGTTATCAAAATCTACAAAGACTATGTGAGTCATAGTTCGCAGGTAGTCCAAATCTGGAAGCTCAACAACTCCTTCCTCTGAGAACACAAAAACATTAACATAAATCCAGTAAGCATTTCTATAAACATTCCAGCTTCTCAAATCTAAAAGATATTAGAAgccttgggcaggagagatggttcagtggtttaaggcactggcttatcaagcctgacaacctgggtttgatacaTTTGTATCCATCTAAAGTCAGTGGAGCgtatatctggatttcatttacagtgggcaggaggccctggcatgcccattctctatcttccttaataatattttaattaataataattaatagtattttaatatttttaaaaaataagtaagatacTGGAAGGCTAATATGAAAATACATTAGTGGCTCCTATTATTCATCTCTGTTTATACCTTTTGTGAAATTCAAACCTGTATGGTACTTTAATTTAAATCaaataatattcattttttatatatatatatatatacacacatacatacacacacacacacacacacacacacacatttaatacaatctaCTTTCAACTGTAAgatcttattattttaatttgttttgttttgaaacaggatctcatgaaGTTCGGGCTGGCCTCACcatgtagccaaggttggcccTCAAGGTTACggtatgtatcaccatacctgagtaaggattaaaaaacaaaaaccttagggctggagagaggtttagcagttaagggcttgcctgtgaagcctaaggaccagttgCCAGCTCCCATTTCCCGCCCCTTTCCTGTACTGCCTGACTTTCTACCTTGACAAGGCTTTATGGTTTCCAGCAGTGGTGATGAAAAGCTTTAAATGAGCAGCTTCTACTATGCCTACAGAGGTTCCTTGGATATACCACTGTCATCTTCTCCCGTGTCTTAGCCTTCTGATACCTCCAAGCTCTGAGTAATTCTAAATTTAGATGCTACCCTCAACTTATAGCAATACAAACACAAACTCCCAACAAGTGCCAGAGCAAAAGAAAAGTGCATAAGACAACAAAGTCTATGAATTGCTAATTCACCCTTTAGAGTACTAGACTGCAAGCACCCACATCTAGAGGCAAAACTgagatgtgtgtgcacagagcAGGCCTGTGAAGACTCGGTGGTGGACAGCTGGCTGTAGTGATACAGCTGAGTCCTATCTACTCATGAGGCTGAGTAAGGGAAGATCATTTGAGTTCACAAGTTAGAGAGCAGTCTGGCCAACACAGTGGGACACCATGTCAAAAAATAGATCAATAAAAATTCAGAGGTTCATAATAATATTTTGCCAATAAAAATTTTCATATGTTCATTGTTTTCACTTTACATTGTACAACTTACCATGTTAATATTAAAAACCTACTGACTTTTTCTCATATTTAAAGAATAAagctaagggctggggagatagcctgGTGATTAAAGGTACTCGCTTTCAAAGCtactgtcctgggttcaattccctagcactcacataaagccagatgcaaaaaagcatctggtgtttatttgctgtagcagcaagagaccctagcacactccctacccaaaacacacacacagatagagagagatatacCAATATTCCAAGATATACCAATAtaccgagagagagagataccaatATTCCAAGCATGGTGCCTCTTgactatagtcccagcacttgggagactgaggcaaaaaGACTGCCACAATTTAGAGGTCATATTGGGCTACAAGAGTGAGGTTGAAGTCAACATGGACCAGAGTgtaagactttatctcaaaaacagaaagaaacaatgagcgagagaagaaaggagggagagggagggagggagggtgggaaggaaagAGGCCAAAGAGATACCAAAGGATCCCATCTAGACTGGCGATAAAGTTCAACTGGTAGTACACTTccaacacacataaacacacaacagaagagaaaaaaattgatgTCTTTCATTGAGCCTTAATGTTCTAAGAAAAATATGATAGTAAAATTGAGAATACTTTTCAACTGTTTTTGAAAAACTAGCAATTTCCATCCAAATTCTCAtgccttttataaaataaactgagttctaaaatatatattatttaaaggCAGCATACACTTGCCCCTTAAGTTTAAAGTAGGTGAATGAGGAACACAGCATAGTATGTCTGAGGTAATTAGCTGACGTCCCACATGTTTCTTTCTTCAAACTTCCATCTACTTCCATACCTATGTtctgacagcctgggtcctcCTGGGCTCCTGGTCCGAGCTGCGGGGCGGGGGCGTTGTGCTTCCTGTGGAAGTGCTGCAGTGCGCTCTCTGGGTTGTGGAAGGCTTTCGTGCAGGCACCGCACTTGAGCACGAACTGCTCCTCGGCACTCTTGCTTGcttggccttggccttggccATGCACCTGCTGGACATGTGTCTTCATGTCCTTCAGCCTCTGTGCTGTGGCTGAGCACCAGCTGCAGCGAAACCACAGCTTCCCTTTATCCAGCAGGACTCGGAGGCAATGATCGTGGTCTTTTTTCCTGTTCACTTTGCAGTTGTAACTCTCTCGGCAACCACACACTAACAGAGTACTAGTCTCTACTACTGGAAAATCCTCTTCAGTTTTAATTGTGGTTTCCACTTTTTCTGGCACAAACACATAATCAATGCCATGGCACTCCTTATAGTGACTCAAAAATGCTTCCTCTATGTTAAAGGTAAGATCACAAAGCCCACAGAAGTACTTAATCTTGATCTCATTGTTGTGTTCATCTTGGCAATGTCGGTACAATGTTTCTACCTTATGAAAAGTCTTCTTGCAATGGGCACAGCTGTATCTATGAAACTGGTGACTTGCCACAGACATGCAGTGCTGTTTTACACcttcttgggaatcaaacataTCTTCACAAATTCGGCACTGCCATTTTCCCCTTGCAGGACTATCTGCTGGGCAATGATCAACAATAGTAACAGTTGAAGGCTTGTTAGTACTCAAATTACTCACCACGGAGGATGATGGCAAAGTCTCACTTTCCATCTCATCTACCTCATAAAAGTATCTGTGCCCACTGTGAAACTCAGTCACATGTGCCATGATTGCGTCTTTCTTTAGTAACTCCTTTTTGCATGTCCAACACCAAAACAGAAAGTTGTTTAAATGTGCCCCACCATGAAACCGGCTCATGTGTAAACGAATGACTCCCGAGTCCTCACATACCTTCCCGCAGACGACACACTTGTAACACATTGTGTTTGCTGAGAACACATGTCTTTCTACAGCATCCTCACTTGGGAATTGCTGATTGCATTCACAAAACCAAGTTTTAGCTCTTGACTCTTGTTTCTGGACACCAATCACACCATCATGGCTTTTATCATCTAAATTCCTCTTCTTTTGTGGAATGGCACAATTCTCTGAGATAGAATCTTTGAAAGACATAGTTCGTTTAAGTGATGAGAGTTTTGGTTGATGTAAGGGTGAATGTA
Above is a window of Jaculus jaculus isolate mJacJac1 chromosome 8, mJacJac1.mat.Y.cur, whole genome shotgun sequence DNA encoding:
- the Znf451 gene encoding E3 SUMO-protein ligase ZNF451 isoform X1, translated to MEDPGAEKTESVPPAGRETSESTADENEDDIQFVSEGPLRPVLEYIDLVSSDDEEPSTSHSDENFKRKDYIDHQKDKVALTLARLARHVEVEKQQKEEKNRAFREKIDFQHAHGLQELEFIQGHSDTEAAKLCVDQWLKMPGLKTGTINSGTKNSFQSRGQMRRSEKPLLCPIMHCNKEFDNGHLLLGHLKRFDHSPCDPTITLRGPLTSSFACVVCCKSFNTQQQYKDHLLAKVATGDGHNSSLLPQVIQCFACPNCFLLFSSKDECLKHMSRKNHFHQSFKLGDNKAHPISFPSFAKKLLISLCKDVPFQVKCVACHQTLRSHMEITAHFRVRCRNAGPVAIAEKSILQVAEQFLVRGYCPECSRVFVDEISARSHKKNSGHKIHFINSMEESVLLYCHISEGNKSACDLHSPLHQPKLSSLKRTMSFKDSISENCAIPQKKRNLDDKSHDGVIGVQKQESRAKTWFCECNQQFPSEDAVERHVFSANTMCYKCVVCGKVCEDSGVIRLHMSRFHGGAHLNNFLFWCWTCKKELLKKDAIMAHVTEFHSGHRYFYEVDEMESETLPSSSVVSNLSTNKPSTVTIVDHCPADSPARGKWQCRICEDMFDSQEGVKQHCMSVASHQFHRYSCAHCKKTFHKVETLYRHCQDEHNNEIKIKYFCGLCDLTFNIEEAFLSHYKECHGIDYVFVPEKVETTIKTEEDFPVVETSTLLVCGCRESYNCKVNRKKDHDHCLRVLLDKGKLWFRCSWCSATAQRLKDMKTHVQQVHGQGQGQASKSAEEQFVLKCGACTKAFHNPESALQHFHRKHNAPAPQLGPGAQEDPGCQNIEEGVVELPDLDYLRTMTHIVFVDFDNWSNFFGHLPGHLNQGTFIWGFQGGNTNWKPPLSCKIYNYLNRIGCFFLHPRCSKRKDAADFAICMHAGRLDEQLPKQIPFTILSGDQGFLELENQFKKTQRPAHILNPHHLEGDMMCALLNSISDTTKECDSDDNVGGKDTSIEEFLSTEDVELEEAIRRSLEEM